One Mycobacteroides salmoniphilum DNA segment encodes these proteins:
- a CDS encoding SRPBCC family protein translates to MGQVSASSSVLIDAAPEAVLAAVADYQNVRPKILSGHYRDYQVLEGGQGEGTVAAWKLQATESRVRDIKSSVSVAGHTVIEKDANSTLVTSWTVAPAGTGSTVTTKTAWTGGGGIKGFFEKTFAPLGLKKIQAEVLDNLKKTVEGSAT, encoded by the coding sequence ATGGGTCAGGTCAGTGCGTCCAGTTCGGTGTTGATCGACGCGGCACCCGAGGCAGTGCTCGCCGCGGTTGCCGACTACCAGAATGTGCGCCCGAAGATCCTGTCCGGCCACTACCGCGACTACCAGGTGCTCGAGGGCGGTCAGGGCGAGGGCACCGTCGCGGCCTGGAAGCTGCAGGCCACCGAGTCGCGCGTGCGGGACATCAAGTCCAGCGTCAGCGTCGCCGGACACACCGTCATCGAGAAGGACGCCAACTCCACGCTGGTGACCAGCTGGACCGTCGCACCTGCCGGAACCGGCTCCACCGTCACCACCAAGACCGCGTGGACGGGTGGCGGCGGCATCAAGGGATTCTTCGAGAAGACCTTTGCGCCGCTGGGGCTCAAGAAAATTCAGGCCGAGGTGCTGGACAACCTGAAGAAGACGGTCGAAGGGTCGGCGACCTAA
- a CDS encoding enoyl-CoA hydratase/isomerase family protein encodes MPLELTGLHCVLADRILTVTIDNGPLNLLDGPLMSSLSRLARWLADRDDVTVVLFGSANPDFFIAHLNVEILQSDSARTAESVESFQRLVGRFRALRQATIALVEGRVAGGGSEFLLNLDMRFAVRGKAVFNQVETGLGIVPAGSGPQHLVESMGRARALEVILGHEDFDADLAERYGWVNRALDPDDGWRFVNRLARRIAVNPLALIAGAKSTVDALVTDLEPGLAAERAAIVDAFADMHSTQRIALFLQRGGQTVDGERGLGDLVGDP; translated from the coding sequence ATGCCACTCGAGCTCACCGGTCTGCACTGCGTACTCGCGGACCGGATCCTGACCGTGACAATCGATAACGGTCCACTCAACCTGCTCGACGGGCCACTCATGTCGAGCCTGTCGCGCCTGGCCCGATGGCTTGCCGATCGTGACGATGTGACGGTGGTGCTGTTCGGCAGCGCCAATCCTGACTTTTTCATCGCCCACCTGAATGTCGAGATCCTGCAATCGGATTCGGCGCGAACGGCGGAGTCTGTCGAATCCTTCCAACGACTGGTCGGCAGGTTCCGCGCGCTGCGCCAGGCCACCATCGCGCTCGTGGAGGGCCGGGTCGCGGGCGGGGGAAGTGAGTTCCTCCTCAATCTGGACATGCGCTTCGCGGTTCGCGGCAAGGCCGTCTTCAATCAGGTGGAGACGGGTCTGGGCATCGTGCCGGCGGGTTCGGGCCCGCAGCACCTGGTCGAGAGCATGGGTCGGGCGCGCGCACTTGAGGTGATTTTGGGTCACGAGGATTTCGATGCTGACCTGGCGGAGCGATACGGCTGGGTGAATCGTGCTCTGGACCCCGATGACGGGTGGCGGTTCGTGAATCGGCTCGCCCGGCGTATCGCCGTCAATCCGCTCGCACTGATCGCCGGTGCCAAGAGCACGGTAGATGCGCTGGTCACCGACCTGGAGCCGGGGTTGGCCGCGGAGCGGGCAGCCATCGTTGACGCGTTCGCCGACATGCACAGCACCCAAAGAATCGCGCTCTTTCTGCAACGGGGCGGCCAGACGGTGGACGGTGAACGTGGCCTCGGCGATCTCGTGGGTGACCCTTAG